A portion of the Pomacea canaliculata isolate SZHN2017 linkage group LG13, ASM307304v1, whole genome shotgun sequence genome contains these proteins:
- the LOC112553832 gene encoding short-chain collagen C4-like translates to MTLVLSILVCSSLLPALTAAGTVYTRWGNSGCGSAAATVYSGYMGGSVYTSPGSGANYLCLPPNPVATDVARPAYVSSLYGTEYEVTSRAENDFDALCAVCFINNLTANIMIPGTNKCPTGWSSEYTGFLMSGYDGHAGSTEFICVDSKLEGRIASSANLNGRLLYYTVGICGSLPCPPYVNNNILQCVVCTK, encoded by the exons ATGACACTTGTCCTCAGCATCCTTGTGTGCTCCTCGCTTCTGCCAGCTTTGACTGCGGCAG GTACCGTGTACACACGTTGGGGAAACAGTGGGTGTGGTTCTGCAGCAGCGACTGTGTATTcag GTTATATGGGGGGCAGTGTTTACACCTCACCCGGATCTGGAGCCAACTACCTGTGTCTACCACCCAATCCCGTAGCCACTGACGTAGCAAGACCTGCCTACGTCTCTTCTCTGTACGGCACCGAATACGAAGTGACATCACGTGCAGAGAACGACTTTGATGCTCTGTGTGCCGTGTGCTTCATCAACAACCTTACAGCCAACATCATGATACCCGGCACCAACAAGTGTCCGACTGGGTGGAGCTCCGAGTACACGGGTTTTCTAATGAGTGGGTACGACGGACACGCCGGGTCAACGGAGTTCATCTGTGTTGACAGCAAACTGGAAGGCCGCATCGCCTCAAGTGCTAACCTCAACGGCAGGCTGCTGTACTACACGGTTGGCATCTGTGGCAGTCTACCCTGTCCTCCCtacgtcaacaacaacatcctGCAATGCGTTGTTTGCACCAAGTGA
- the LOC112553827 gene encoding short-chain collagen C4-like isoform X1, whose protein sequence is MTLVLSILVCSSLLPALTAAGTVYTRWGNKGCGSTTATVYSGYVGGSVYTAPGSGGNYLCLPTNPVPTNVSRPAYVSSLYGTEYEVSNRKENNFDALCAVCFVSTRSVNIMIPGTNKCPAGWTSEYTGLLMSGYDGHAGSTEFICVDSIMEGRNNSSANQNGRLLYLVAGIYGSLPCPPYVNNNILQCVVCSK, encoded by the exons ATGACACTTGTCCTCAGCATCCTTGTGTGCTCCTCGCTTCTGCCAGCTTTGACTGCGGCAG GTACAGTTTACACACGTTGGGGAAACAAGGGGTGTGGTTCTACAACAGCGACTGTGTATTCAG GTTATGTGGGGGGCAGTGTTTACACCGCACCCGGCTCTGGAGGCAACTACCTGTGTCTACCAACCAATCCCGTACCCACTAACGTATCAAGACCTGCCTACGTGTCCTCTCTGTACGGCACCGAATACGAAGTGAGTAAccggaaagaaaacaactttgatgCGCTGTGTGCCGTGTGCTTCGTCAGCACTCGCTCAGTCAACATCATGATACCCGGCACCAACAAGTGTCCGGCTGGGTGGACCTCCGAGTACACGGGTTTACTCATGAGTGGGTACGACGGACACGCCGGGTCAACGGAGTTCATCTGTGTGGACAGCATCATGGAAGGCCGCAACAACTCAAGCGCTAACCAGAACGGCAGGCTGCTGTACCTTGTGGCTGGCATCTATGGCAGTCTACCCTGTCCTCCTtacgtcaacaacaacatcctGCAATGCGTTGTTTGCTCCAAGTGA
- the LOC112553825 gene encoding lipoxygenase homology domain-containing protein 1-like, with product MVYSFVLRTFEEMKRLASRDTGRMWRLVSVLWFLGGFGVNGKEVVWKIQVYTSNVKDAGTDANVRIILYGNEGTSEPLVLDNSENNFEQGKLDTFEVSTADIGELCQVQIYHDNSGNKPGWHLDKVVIWSKDNSKKHYYFLCNCWLARDEGDGRLDRTISATTRCKEGLKAKRRGITEQRNHVTSNGKEFQSSKRSASALNRNRLE from the exons ATGGTCTACTCATTTGTGTTAAGAACATTTGAAGAAATGAAGCGTCTGGCATCCAGGGACACGGGTAGGATGTGGAGGCTGGTGTCTGTGCTCTGGTTTCTTGGTGGTTTCGGTGTCAATGGTAAAG AAGTTGTTTGGAAGATCCAGGTCTACACATCAAATGTAAAAGATGCTGGCACAGATGCCAATGTCCGAATTATTCTCTACGGAAATGAGGGAACGTCCGAGCCTTTGGTGTTAGATAATAGCGAGAACAATTTTGAACAAGGCAAGCTGGACACTTTCGAGGTTTCAACGGCTGACATCGGCGAGCTGTGCCAGGTGCAAATCTACCATGACAACTCTGGCAACAAACCTGGCTGGCATCTAGATAAG GTAGTGATATGGTCTAAggacaacagcaaaaaacattACTATTTCCTGTGCAACTGCTGGCTGGCGAGAGATGAAGGAGACGGCAGACTCGACAGAACAATTTCTGCCACAACGAGGTGCAAAG AAGGACTGAAAGCTAAACGACGTGGAATCACGGAACAACGCAATCACGTGACTTCCAATGGAAAG GAGTTTCAGTCTAGCAAAAGATCAGCGTCGGCTTTGAACAG GAACAGGCTGGAGTAG